In Treponema sp. OMZ 798, the following proteins share a genomic window:
- a CDS encoding response regulator transcription factor, with protein MRIAIVDDEKLICEGLKFIFSTYPDIEVVATGNNGNEALKICEEKRPELLLMDIRMPECNGVEAAKKIKKDFPDTKILILTTFNDTEYIQKALQYGASGYLLKDSSPDVIYDGIKAAISGNIVINPEVAKTMLFKNNEETEERILRPLTEIQDEYGLSQKEVEIIRLVSEGLSNKQIAYKQGLSEGTIKNNISVIFDKTFVSDRTQLAAFAFKNGIV; from the coding sequence ATGAGAATAGCGATTGTAGACGATGAAAAGCTCATATGCGAGGGCTTAAAATTTATTTTTTCTACCTATCCGGATATTGAAGTTGTTGCAACAGGCAATAACGGAAATGAAGCTTTAAAAATATGTGAAGAAAAAAGGCCTGAGCTCCTCCTCATGGATATAAGAATGCCCGAATGTAACGGAGTGGAAGCCGCAAAAAAAATAAAAAAAGATTTTCCCGATACAAAGATTTTGATTCTCACCACATTTAACGATACGGAATATATTCAAAAAGCCCTTCAATACGGAGCATCCGGCTATCTTTTAAAAGACAGCTCGCCCGACGTAATCTATGACGGAATCAAGGCTGCCATTTCGGGAAACATCGTTATAAACCCTGAAGTCGCAAAAACCATGCTTTTTAAAAACAATGAAGAAACAGAAGAAAGAATTTTAAGGCCCTTGACCGAAATTCAAGACGAGTACGGTTTAAGCCAAAAGGAAGTAGAAATTATAAGGCTCGTTTCTGAAGGGCTTTCCAATAAACAGATTGCCTATAAGCAGGGGCTTTCTGAAGGCACTATCAAAAACAATATTTCGGTAATATTTGATAAGACCTTTGTTTCGGATAGAACACAGCTCGCCGCCTTTGCCTTTAAAAACGGAATTGTGTAA
- a CDS encoding mechanosensitive ion channel family protein — MQNIMDNFQMWLSEYSVRSDIFWLISVLAFSFILHKILKKTATGAIRKIISRLTAKTKSKLDDYIFDEIHVERISLIIYIFAFNFLSVKLSFGAAVMQKLSSIILIWIIIRLLHGLLDGLTAYTENAPQFEGKPYRSYIQVFILIVYIAGFIIAAGTISGKSPLTLLSGIGAMTAVLLLVFRETILSFVASLQISSYDLVRRGDWISVPKYDADGDVTEVALHTIKIQNWDKTISVLPTSDLMQSGFKNWRGMQETGGRRIKRSIFLDVSSVKFMDEELRRRVGKIELLKSYFAEVESSDISAQYGSDTEHPLNDRRLTNIGTFRMYVTRYLQSLDTLRKDLTFLVRQLEPGATGIPLEIYVFTATTVWGEYEKIQADIFDHLFAAVHEFDLRIFQYPVGGFLAKN; from the coding sequence ATGCAAAATATTATGGATAATTTTCAAATGTGGCTTTCGGAATATTCTGTGCGAAGCGATATTTTTTGGCTGATTAGCGTTTTGGCTTTTTCTTTTATTCTTCACAAAATATTAAAAAAGACGGCAACGGGAGCAATAAGAAAGATTATTTCACGCCTTACGGCTAAGACAAAGAGCAAGTTGGATGACTATATCTTTGATGAAATCCATGTTGAACGCATTTCTTTAATTATCTACATATTTGCCTTTAATTTTTTATCGGTAAAGCTTAGCTTCGGTGCCGCTGTCATGCAAAAGCTTTCAAGTATTATTTTAATCTGGATAATCATAAGGCTTTTGCACGGCCTTTTGGACGGGCTTACAGCCTATACCGAAAATGCCCCTCAGTTTGAAGGCAAGCCCTACCGCAGCTATATTCAGGTTTTTATCCTGATTGTTTATATTGCAGGTTTTATAATTGCTGCGGGAACAATCAGCGGTAAGTCTCCCTTAACCCTCTTAAGCGGAATAGGAGCGATGACAGCCGTTCTTCTTTTGGTCTTCCGCGAAACGATTTTGTCCTTTGTGGCAAGTTTGCAAATTTCTTCCTACGATTTGGTGCGCCGAGGAGACTGGATTTCGGTTCCCAAATACGATGCCGACGGGGATGTTACCGAGGTCGCCTTACATACGATAAAAATTCAAAACTGGGATAAGACGATTTCGGTTTTGCCTACAAGCGACCTTATGCAAAGCGGTTTTAAAAACTGGCGCGGTATGCAGGAAACGGGCGGAAGGCGTATCAAGCGTTCAATCTTTTTGGATGTTTCTTCCGTAAAATTTATGGATGAAGAGCTGAGGCGCAGGGTAGGGAAGATAGAGCTTTTAAAGTCCTATTTTGCCGAGGTTGAAAGCTCCGACATAAGTGCCCAATACGGCAGCGATACCGAGCATCCCTTAAACGATAGAAGGCTTACCAATATCGGAACCTTTAGAATGTACGTTACCAGATATCTTCAAAGCCTTGACACCTTACGAAAGGATTTGACTTTTTTGGTGCGCCAGCTTGAACCGGGAGCTACAGGGATCCCATTGGAGATTTATGTTTTTACGGCAACTACGGTCTGGGGCGAATACGAAAAAATTCAGGCCGATATTTTTGATCACCTTTTTGCGGCTGTCCACGAATTCGACCTTAGAATCTTCCAATATCCTGTGGGCGGTTTTTTGGCAAAAAATTAA
- the fliL gene encoding flagellar basal body-associated protein FliL, translating to MGKNKRKGLTLYIFLKYLLFALIVIIIAGSVFSLFNKKDTGELIKPKSPSEIRGKKALYADLGRLRIPTADKTSGTLVVFPVLEYNSEDKAFEEELVQKKEAIRKSLIDWFSQKTVYELYTMPENEVKKEVLTEVNSILNLSRIKRIYFKDFVILE from the coding sequence ATGGGTAAGAATAAACGGAAGGGCTTAACGCTGTATATCTTTCTTAAATACCTCCTTTTTGCGTTAATCGTAATTATAATTGCAGGCTCCGTTTTTTCTCTTTTTAATAAAAAAGATACCGGTGAGCTTATAAAACCCAAAAGCCCTTCGGAGATACGCGGAAAAAAAGCTCTTTATGCCGACTTGGGGCGGCTTAGGATTCCTACGGCCGATAAGACATCCGGAACCCTTGTAGTTTTTCCCGTTTTGGAGTATAATTCTGAGGATAAGGCCTTTGAAGAAGAACTTGTTCAAAAAAAGGAAGCTATCCGAAAAAGCCTTATCGATTGGTTTTCGCAAAAAACCGTATATGAACTTTATACCATGCCCGAAAATGAGGTAAAAAAAGAAGTATTGACCGAGGTAAATTCTATCTTGAATTTATCGCGTATAAAGCGCATATATTTTAAGGACTTTGTTATTTTGGAATAA
- a CDS encoding RNA polymerase sigma factor — MIKFSGFLRKESPEALQDRLLCKAVLAGNTEAFSLIAAKYQKRVYSLGMSFFKNHDDAEDFVQDIMLKTFSALPKFRGESSFSTWLMRIAYNSAINSVKRKREFVSAFDDFEIKTNDLTPEERQIQNCVKNAIRRAVNDLPEKYRICIDLYFFYDMPYADIESVTGIPVNTIKSHIFRSKKILKTELENQGIYGQEESPEYPVLFKLNLAYDM; from the coding sequence ATGATTAAATTTTCCGGTTTCCTCAGAAAAGAATCTCCTGAAGCCTTACAAGACCGCCTCTTATGTAAAGCCGTCCTTGCAGGAAATACCGAAGCCTTCAGCCTCATTGCTGCAAAGTATCAAAAGCGTGTCTACTCTTTGGGGATGAGCTTTTTTAAAAACCATGACGATGCGGAGGATTTTGTACAGGATATAATGCTTAAAACCTTTTCGGCCCTGCCCAAATTCCGCGGCGAGTCTTCTTTTTCTACATGGCTTATGAGGATTGCCTATAATTCGGCGATAAATTCCGTTAAGCGTAAGAGAGAATTCGTTTCAGCCTTTGATGATTTTGAGATAAAAACAAACGATTTAACTCCCGAAGAAAGGCAAATTCAAAACTGTGTAAAAAACGCAATCAGGCGGGCTGTAAACGATCTTCCCGAAAAATACAGAATATGTATAGACCTTTACTTTTTTTACGATATGCCCTATGCCGATATAGAGTCCGTTACCGGAATCCCTGTAAATACGATTAAATCCCATATTTTCCGCTCAAAAAAAATATTAAAGACAGAGCTTGAAAATCAAGGGATTTACGGACAAGAGGAAAGTCCTGAATATCCGGTTTTATTTAAATTGAATTTGGCCTATGACATGTAA
- a CDS encoding M23 family metallopeptidase, producing MKKNHYLFAGIIVFLLVLGTAYFALNGFDVISVPQNSLDDGMGGGDTRLPTFRPDKEISDITLPPLDYIVYSVKKGDMVGEIASRYGVSQDAIISVNKLRNTRTLQIGQLLKIPSMDGIVYTPKKGDTPEKLADTYKISLEKLALVNNISDNNILKAGSVIFLPDAKLDWITLQEINGDLFKSPIHGRYRVTSRYGWRRDPFTGKRSFHNGIDLATYHGAPIYAALPGTVAATGYSNVYGNYVIIRHHSGYQTLYGHMHTILTSRGKYVTPQSKIGTVGTTGRSTGPHVHFTVYKNGATINPVAVWN from the coding sequence ATGAAAAAAAATCACTATTTGTTTGCAGGTATAATCGTTTTTCTCCTAGTACTCGGTACAGCCTATTTCGCGCTAAACGGGTTTGATGTTATTAGTGTGCCTCAAAACTCATTGGATGACGGAATGGGAGGAGGAGATACAAGGCTGCCTACTTTTAGACCTGACAAGGAAATTTCGGATATAACACTCCCCCCGCTTGACTACATAGTATATTCCGTAAAAAAAGGCGACATGGTAGGCGAAATAGCTTCCCGCTACGGGGTAAGTCAGGACGCAATTATAAGCGTAAATAAACTTCGAAATACAAGAACCCTTCAAATAGGCCAGCTCTTAAAGATTCCCTCAATGGACGGAATCGTTTATACACCCAAAAAAGGCGACACCCCTGAAAAATTAGCCGATACCTATAAAATTTCGCTGGAAAAACTTGCTCTGGTAAATAATATTTCGGACAACAATATTCTAAAAGCAGGTTCCGTTATCTTTTTGCCTGATGCAAAGCTGGATTGGATAACACTTCAAGAAATCAACGGAGATCTTTTTAAGTCTCCTATACACGGAAGATACAGGGTAACCTCCCGCTATGGCTGGAGAAGGGATCCTTTTACGGGAAAACGCAGCTTTCATAACGGAATAGACCTTGCGACATACCACGGTGCTCCCATCTACGCAGCCCTTCCGGGAACCGTAGCCGCGACGGGCTACAGCAATGTATACGGCAACTATGTTATAATAAGACATCACTCCGGTTATCAAACCCTTTACGGACACATGCATACTATTTTAACTTCACGAGGAAAGTATGTTACACCTCAAAGTAAGATAGGAACCGTAGGAACTACAGGAAGAAGTACCGGCCCCCATGTTCATTTTACGGTATATAAAAACGGAGCAACGATAAACCCCGTGGCCGTATGGAACTAA
- a CDS encoding hemolysin III family protein, giving the protein MKEEKIKRRYSIGEEIANAVTHGIGAGLSIAALVLLIIRAARYAPQDLKAGYIVGFTIFGASLIILYLFSTLYHALPLKAKKVFGIFDHCSIYILIAGTYTAYCLSALHGAVGWAIFGIIWGMAVLGIVLYSIFGSRVRVLSVITYIPMGWLIIFAARPLKEQLPLLSFKFLLIGGILYTAGCIFYAMKRVKWSHSIWHLFVMAGSIMHFFSLYYSL; this is encoded by the coding sequence ATGAAAGAAGAAAAAATTAAACGCAGATATTCTATAGGTGAAGAAATTGCAAATGCAGTAACCCACGGCATAGGGGCAGGTCTTTCGATTGCAGCCCTTGTGCTTTTAATTATAAGGGCAGCCCGTTATGCTCCGCAGGATTTGAAAGCCGGTTATATTGTGGGTTTTACAATCTTCGGTGCATCCCTAATAATCCTATACCTTTTTTCAACCCTCTATCATGCCTTGCCTTTAAAGGCAAAAAAAGTATTCGGTATTTTCGACCACTGTTCAATCTATATTTTGATAGCCGGAACCTACACGGCCTACTGCCTTTCGGCCCTTCACGGGGCTGTCGGCTGGGCCATCTTCGGTATTATCTGGGGAATGGCCGTTCTAGGCATAGTTTTATACTCGATATTCGGAAGCCGGGTGAGGGTTCTATCGGTTATAACCTATATTCCCATGGGCTGGCTCATCATCTTTGCGGCAAGGCCCTTAAAAGAACAGCTGCCCCTTTTAAGCTTTAAGTTTTTACTTATAGGCGGAATTCTTTACACTGCCGGCTGTATTTTTTACGCAATGAAGAGGGTAAAATGGTCTCACAGCATCTGGCATCTTTTTGTGATGGCCGGGAGCATAATGCACTTTTTTTCGCTTTATTACAGTCTTTAA